Below is a genomic region from Isosphaeraceae bacterium EP7.
GTGTTGAAGTTCTGGGCGAAGTTATACACCGTGCCATCCGGAGTGATCCGGACGATGCGTCCACCCGTGTTGAATACGCCGAGGTCGGCGTCTCCGATCCCGGGGATTCCCTCGGGGTTGAAGTTTTCAACCAGGAACGAGCCGATGGCCTGGATCGGTGCGAGGGTCGTCGTGGTGGTCCCGGTCGCACCGGGCACGGTGCCGACGGCCGCCAGACCCGACGCCAGGTCGGACACGAAGAGGTTGCCCGCGTAGAGCGGGGTCGGGTCGATGGTCGGGTTTACGTTCTGCCCGACGAAGACGAGGCTGGAATCGGCGACCGGCGTCGGTGCGGTGACGGTCCCGGTGATCGAGACACCCTGCGAGAAGTACCCAAACCTGTCGAACGCCGCGTCCTGGAACCGCCGGAACGTCGTCGGCAACGCGGGATAGGTGTCGATGAGCGGGGTAATGGTGGCGGGGAAGTTCCCCTGGTTGATGATCAGCTCGCCGTTGGAGCCCTGGATCCCGCTGAACCCGTCCGTGGCGGGGATACCGCCGCCCGCGGGGGTTCCGAAGTCGGTGAACACCGAATAGACCGGCGATTCGTAGAGCGTGTTCGCCGACACCAGGGCGACCTGCGGCCCTAGGTTCATCTTCGACTGGGTCACGCCAGTCGGCAGCAGGGAGGCGTTGCTGATCGCCTGGCCTGGCCGGTAGACATTGGCATCGAAGAAGAGCGCCGAGAAGTTGCCCGTCCCCGTCGTTCCGTTCACGGCTCCGGTCGTGGAAGCTCCGGTGCCGGTGCCCACGAACAAGCCGCGAAGGAAGTTCTGCTGCTCGGGCGGCGGCACCAGCACCGCCGACGGGTTGATGGTCAGACGCAGGGCGGTCTGGCCGTCGGTCACATAGGTGAAAGCACCCATGAACGACCCGTCGGGGGCGATCCGGTAGACGGCATCCTTGTTCGGATTGGCGCGGTCGGCCGTGCTCACGAACATGGAGGGTCGGCCGTCGAAGTAGCCTTCCATGTCGAACGCGATGTCGTACCAGTTGACCAGGCCCGTGGCGGCGCCCACGCTGGCCGCCGCCGTGCCGCCCGGCTCATTCTGGGCGATCACGGTGTTCAGGTCGAAGAAGACCGACGACTTGCCGGTGGCCGTGTCCACGCGGTAGATCACGCCGGGGCGGTTGACCGCCGTCGTGCTCGAGCCCGCACCACGCGAGATGGCGAAGATGGCCTTGCCGAAGTCGCCGCCGGGGCCCGCCTCGATCTTGACGATGTCGCCACCGAAGGCTTCGTCCAGGCTCGTCAGCTGAGAGACCGTGGTGTAGGGAGCCGCGGTCGGGAACGCTGGGTCGGTGATGCCCTGATTGATCTGGGTCGTGTAACCGTTGACGGTCGTGCTCGGCTGGGTCGAGAACGCCGTGGCCACCACCGTCGTTGGAGATGCAGAGACGAACGGTGCAAGCACCTTTCGCTCTTCGAGCTGCTGGATCTGCTCCAGCTTGAGTTTGCGCGGGCTCCGCCGCGAGGGGCGATCGTCCCGGGGTCGGGAAGGATGAGACATTCCATTATCTCCTAGGGCGAGACCCGTCCGTCCTGAACCGGTGCCGATGTGCCCTAACAGGGAAGATCGGCTCAACCGGCTACGGCGATCAACGAAAAGTCCGCACGCACCCGGACCTCCCGGATCGACGCGCCGCGGCCCAATAGCTATGGATCCAAGGATCGGCGCGGTAAGGCCCGTATAATCAGTTTTCCGGATCAAGATCAGATCTGCCGGATCTGCCAGCGATGCCGATCCCGATCCGAGACCTCCCAGACTCAACCCCAGTCGACGAAAAAACCCCCGCCACCGGCCACCAAGGATCGGTGGGCCGGAGCCGGGGGAACGCGGTCGTGGGGCAGGGGGCCGCGGGTGGCGGCCCCCTCACGCGATTACTCGCCGGAGACGGGACGAGCGGCGAAGCCCTGCTGGGCCGTGCCGGCGCGGCGACGGACGTCCAGCTCGATCGAGCCGAACATGCCCTCGTGGCGCTGGATCGTCATGCTCAGGGCGGTCAGCAGCCGCTTGGCGGTGTAGAAGTTCATGACCAGCCGCTGGTTGGCCTTCACGTCCTGACGGCCCGCGGCGAACGGCTGGGGGTTGAGGCCGAAGTCGAGGATGACCTCTTCCGGGGTCGCCGTCACACGGCAGAAATTCGAGTACGACGGCACGGTCGCCGAATCGTCCACCACGACTTCCGTCTGCTGCTGGGCTTGTTCCGGCGTCTGTTCTTCGGTCATCTTCGGTCTCTTTTCTCGGTTCTACGCCGCGGAGAGTGGGAACCCACACGCCCGGTCGACCTTCGACCCGGGTTCGGCCCTTCGGCGGCGTGCGTTGTTGAGCTCGGCCTAGGCTGGCGAGTGAACCGCAACGGACGGCGCCGGTCAAGCCGTAATTTCAGCCATGACCGGGCCGACCAATCGATCCAAAGTGCCCAGGGTCCGTGACGTTGCACCTTCCTGGGCCAGGACGAACTTGCGGGCGGCCGCCCCGCGGTCCGCGGCGCTCTCGGGGTCTTCCAGCGCGTCGACCAGGGCCTCCGTCAACTCGCGGCCGTCGGCCACGGCGCGGGCCCCGCCCACGCTCAGAAGATGCTCGACCGTCTCGCGGAAGTTGGCCGTATATCGGCCGAAGAGCACCGCCGACCCGTAGGCCGCCGGTTCCATCATATTCTGTCCGCCCCGGCCTGGCTTCAAACTTCCGCCAACAAAAGCGACATCCGCAAGGCCCCAGACCGCAGCAAGCTCGCCCACCGTGTCGACTAGCAAGACCGGTGGGGCACCGCCCACGCACGCCACCGGCTCGATGTCCGTCCGCCGGAGGACTCGCTCTCCGCTGCGCTCGACCATCGAGGCCACCCGGTCAAATCGCTCGGGATGACGCGGGACCAGGACCAGCCTCAGCCTCGGATGGAGCGTCCTGGCCTCGAGATAGGCCGCCAGGGCCGCCTCTTCCTCCCCCTCCATCGTGCTGCCCGCCACGAAGATGAGGTCCGTCGGGGCCAGGCCGAGCTGCTGCCGAAGCGCCCTCGTCCGTGCATTTCCCCGGTCACTCTCCAGGCCGTCGTATTTCACCGAGCCCGTCACTCGCACCCGCTCGTCGGGCACGCCCAGGTCGACGAACCGGTCGGCATACCCCTGGCTCTGCGCCGCGACTGCATCAATTCGCCTCAGGGTGGAGGCCAGCGGGACCCTGATCCGGCGATACCCGGCGTGGCTCCGCCGACTCAGCCGGCCGTTGATGATCGCCACGCGTGCGCCTTGCTCCTTCGCCGCGGCCACCAGGTTCGGCCAGATTTCCAGCTCGACCAGGGCCAGGACGGTCGGATTGACCCGGGACATGGCCCGACGGGTCGCCCAGCTGAAGTCCATGGGGGCGTAGAAGGTGACCAGGTCGGGAAACGTCTTGCGCGCCACCGCCAGGCCCGTCTGAGTGGTCGTCGAGACCACCACCTGCCAGCCAGGCCGGCGACGCTCGATCTCGGCGACCAGGGGGCGGAGCAGCATCACCTCGCCGACGCTCACCGCGTGGAACCAGATGCAAGGCCCTTCGCCGATCCGCCAGGGGGCCTTGCCCAGAACCTTCTCGGCCCACCCCTGGCGATATCGGCCCGTCTTCCACGACCGATAGACCAGCGCGGGTGAGCAGGCCAGCAAGACGAGGAGGTAGAGCGCATCGAGCACGATGGACATCCGGGAATCCTTTCCCAAACGCGGCGGGGACAATCGAGGGCGCAGGCGGCGGCGGGAAGCACGCATCCTTCGTGCAGAGACTCAATACTTCAAGCAACCGACGCGCCAACCTGCACGGACAATCGTTTCAACCGGGACAGTTTCAAGGGGCCGCACGCAAGATCGCCGCGGACTGCATGTAGTAACGGCAAGTCAGCGAATCACTTACGGCAAGCCTGTCGGAACGAGACGGCCCCGCCCGGATCGAGTCCGAGGGGGCCGTCCTGTCCAATTCATCGGTCGGCCGTCAGAAAGGATCGACGGCCGCACCCTTCCGCATGCAGCAGGACTTGTACTTTTTACCCGACCCACAGGGGCAGGGGTCGTTGCGGCCGACCTTCTGCCCGGTGTGCCGGACCGGCTCAGCCTTCTTTTCGGACGGCTCCTGGCTGGCCGCGGACGCCGCCTCCTGAGTCGCCCTGATTCCCGCGCCCGCACTCGTCGGCGGGGCTGTCTCCACCTGAGAGGGAGCTTGCTCGTGGATCGTCTGGGCCTTGTCGAGCTGCCAGCGCGAGCCCAGGTACGAAAGGAAGTCGGGGTCGAACTGCTCGATCCGGAAGACCAGGTCGGTCACCTTGTCCGAGACGCCGGCCCACATCTCCTCGAAGATCTTCATCCCTTCGCGCTTGTACTCGACCTTCGGGTCGACCTGGGCATAACCCCGGAGCCCGACCGAGCTGCGCAGATGGTCCATCGCCCTGAGATGCTCCATCCAGCTCGCGTCGAGGATCTGGAGCATCAGGGCCTTCTCCATCTCCCTCATCTCGGGCCGATACTTCGCATCAAGGCCGTCGAGGAACTTGGCCCGGGCGTCGGCCTTGCCGAGCTGCTTCAGCTCGTCGGGGGAGGTCTCGACCCCAAGCTCCTGCCTGCCCCAGGCGGAAAGCTGGGCAAGCTCGTCCAGGTCGAGGTTGGAGGTGGGCTTGTTTTTCGTCGCGTCGGGCCCGAAGGCGGCTTCGACGCGGCGGTCGAGCTCCTCGGCCACGGCCGTTCCCTTGTATCCCTCATGCGCCAGCTTGAGCAGGAGCCCTTCGATCTCGGGCCTCAGCATCGGCCGCAGCTCTTCGGGATCGACGTAAACCCCCAGCCTCGAGCTGGCCCAGGAGGCCAACCCTTCGCGGTCGTAGCGCGGGCTCTGCGACTGCGTCCGTTCGACCAGGAAGCGGGTCAGGCCGACACGCACGGGGAACTCGGCCTCCTTGCGGCCGTACATCGCGCGGGCCTCGGCCTGCACGCGGCGGATGATCTCCTTGGGGAGCAGGCCCTTCCAGCTAGACGGGTCGAGGACGAGCCCGAACTTGTGTTGCGCCCAACCGGCCAGGCTACGCACACCCCAGTCGGGTTCCAGGAACTCCTTGGCCGGTTCAAGGTCGGTCGCCTCGATCGCGGCGGATGCCCTCGCCTGGAGGAACTCCTCGAGAGCCGGCCGGTCGATGGTCGCCTCGCCGCCGCTCGTCGTGGAGAACTTGCGGAGGTCTTTGTCCTTCAAAGTCAGGCCATAGCGGGCGTTGGCCCAGCCGACCAGGGCGATCCAGTTCCACTCGCCCGGTTCGCCGTCGTCGGGCAAGTTCTCCTCGATCGCCTCGCGGATCGAGTCGGCGGCGTGGCTCTCGGCCTCTTGCTTGGCGCGGAGGTGGGCGTCTTCCGCTGGGGTCGCCCGGTAGTCTCGCCCGTTCAGCTCGACACCCAGACGCTGGCCCGCCCATTCTGCGTAGCTTGACGGGCCGTAGTCGTCGGCCAGGAACCGGACCGCGTTCTCGGCGATCTGGCCGTCGATCATCTCCAGGACTGAATCCTTGGGGGGCATCCCTTCCAGCAGACGCTGGCGGAACGTGTAGACCCGCTTACGCTGCTCGTCCATGACCTCGTCATATTCGAGCAAGTTCTTGCGGGCGTCGAAGTTGCGCTCTTCGACCTTCTTCTGGGCCCCCTCGATCCGGCGGCTGACCATTCGGCTCTCGATGGCCTCGCCTTCTTCCATCCCCAGGCGGGTCAGGACGGCCGAGACCCACTCGCCGGCGAACTTGCGCATCAGGTCGTCGTCGAGGGCCAGGAAGAACCGGCTGCTGCCCGGGTCGCCCTGGCGTCCCGATCGGCCTCTGAGCTGGTTGTCGATCCGCCTCGACTCGTGCCGCTCGGTGCCGATGATGTGCAGGCCGCCGGCCTCGGCCAGCTCGCGCCCTTCGGCCTTCATCGGGCCTTCGTATTTGCCGACGGCCGCCTCCCAGACGTCCTTGGGCACTTCCAGGCGCGTCGGGTACAGCGGCAGGCTGTTCTCGTCCTTCAAGACCTTGAGGTCAGCCCAGGCTTTGAACTCCGAGTTGCCGCCGAGAATGATGTCGGTGCCTCGGCCGGCCATGTTGGTGGCGATCGTGACCGCCCCCTTCGACCCGGCCTGGGCCACGATCTCGGCCTCGCTCTCGTGGAACTTGGCGTTCAGGACCTTGTGAGGGATCCCGTGCTTCTGGAGCATGTCGGCCAACTGCTCGGACTTCTCGATCGAGGTGGTCCCCACGAGAATCGGCCGCCCCGTGGCGTGCACCTCGCGGATTTCCTCCAGGATCGCCTGCGACTTTTCCTTGTCGGTCCGGTAGATCACGTCGGCGTAGTTCTGGCGCGATAACCCACGGTTGGTGGGGATGGCCACCACATCCAGGGTGTAGACCTTGTAGAACTCGTTCGCCTCGGTCATCGCGGTGCCGGTCATCCCAGAGAGCTTCTTATAGAGCTTGAAGAAGTTCTGGAGCGTGATCGTCGCCAGCGTCTGGTTCTCTTCCTTGATCTTGACCCGTTCCTTGGCCTCGACCGCCTGGTGCAGGCCGTCGGACCACTGCCGGCCAACCATCAAGCGGCCGGTGAACTCGTCGACGATGATGACCTCGCCGTTCTGCACCATGTAGTCGCGGTCGCGACGATACAAGTGGTGGGCCTTCAGCGAGTTGTCGATGAGATGCGGCCACTCCATGTTGCCCGGGGTGTAGAAGCTCTCCATCCCGGCGATCCTCTCGGCCTCGCGCACCCCTTCATCATTGAGGTGGCAGGTCCGCTCCTTCTCCTTGATCTCGAAGTGGGTGTTCACCCGCAGGAGACGCGAGATCCGGTCGGCCTCGGCATACTTCTTGACGTCGTCGAAGGCCGGCCCGGCGATGATGAGCGGGGTCCGTGCCTCGTCGATCAGGATGCTGTCGACTTCGTCGATGATCGCGTAGTTGAGCTCGCCCTGAGCCTGGAGCTCGGCGGTGGGCTTCATGTTGTCGCGCAGGTAGTCGAAGCCGAACTCGTTGTTCGTGCCGTAGGTGATGTCGCGATCGTAGATGTCGCGACGTTCTTCCGGATCCATGTCCGACTGGATCGCGCCGACGCTCAGGCCCAGGCCGTTGTACAGCGGGCTCATCCACTCGGCGTCGCGGCGGGCCAGATAGTCATTGACTGTGATGACGTGGACGCCCTTGCCTTCGAGCGCATTGAGGTAGGCGGCCAGCGTGGCGACGAGCGTCTTACCTTCGCCGGTGACCATCTCGGCGATGTTGCCGCCGTGCAGCACCATCCCGCCCATGAGCTGGACGTCGTAATGCCGCATCTTGAGGAACCGCCGGCCCCCCTCGCGGCAGACGGCGAACGCTTCGGGTAGCAGGTCATCAAGCGATTCGCCCTGCTTGAGCCTGGCCCGGAACAGGTCGGTCTTTCCCTTCAGCTCGTCGTCGCTGAGGGCCTGCATCTCCGGCTCGAGCGTATTGATCTGCGCGACGAGCGGCCGCATCCGGCGGATCTGCCGCTCGTTGGAATTGCCAAACAGTCGGATCAGGCCGTCGGAGACCCCTTCCGACAGTGCCGAGAACGTGTCGGTCGTCTTGTCCCACAGATCCGAGAGCAGTTCCATTGCCGCCTAAGCCCCGCACCGAAGGTGCCTTCAGATCCGTTCTAACTCGCGTCTTACGATTCTTTTAAATCGAATCGACCCGACCCGTCAAGCCGCCCTTGGCCAGCATCGCCGGCGGGGTCGCACCATAAAATTGACACGACCTCGCCGGTTTCTCGCCGCAATTCCAACTTAGTATCCTAGGAGACTTCGTCAAACTTCCGTGGCGGCCGATGGTTCATGCAAACACGCAATGTATTGCGGCTGCTCTATGGAATCTCGCGTACTCGCGCCGCGGATATCAACTTAACTTATCTGTAGATAACCACTTGCAACGATTATTGGTCAGCCTGAACTTGAATCTTTGAACCATTCTTTACCATCGATTCCGCCAACTAACACCAAGACGAAACGAACCCGGGACGACCTCGGTGCCAATCTGGAGACGGCCAGGCTACAATCATGCTGGCCTGTCCTCGGATGGCCTGGGCGACTGTCGGGCAGGGGAGGGGTAGGCGTGTCGAGCTCGGTCGTGGATCGGTCCCGCAGGCATCTGACGATTCTGGGCAGCGGCACCTCCACCGGAGTTCCGGTCCTGGGTTGCGATTGCGCCGTCTGCCTCTCAGACGACCCTCGGAACCAGCGGACCAGGCCCAGCGTCCTGTTCCGCCTGCCTGCCGGCGACCTGCTGATCGACACCAGCCCTGAGATGCGTCTCCAGCTGGTCCGCGAGCGAGTTGGCTTCGCCCACGCGATCGCCTACACCCACAATCACGCCGACCACCTCTTCGGTCTCGACGACGTCCGCCCCTTCCCGCGCCAGATCGGCGGCCCGGTGCCCATCTTCTGCGAGCAGGAGGTGGAGGACACGATCCGCCGGGTCTTCCACTATGCCTTCGCCGAAGGGGCCTCTCGCGTGCCAACAGGCGGCCTGCCCAAGCTGGAGTTCCACCGGATCGCCCCAGGCATGCCGTTCGAGGTTCTGGGCCAGCGGATCATGCCGCTCAGGCTGGTGCATGGCCGGTTCGACGTCCTGGGCTTCCGGATCGGCAACCTGGCGTACTGCACCGACGTCAGCCGGATTCCCGACGAGACCTGGCCGCTGCTCGAAGGGCTGGATGTCCTGATCCTCGACGCCGTCCGGTTCGAGCCGCACCCGACCCACTTCAGCCTCGGCGAGGCCCTGGCGGTGGCGGAACGACTGAAGCCGGGTCGCACCTATCTGACCCACCTTTCGCACGCCTTCGACCACGACGCCACTGAGCTCGACTTGCCCCCTCGCGTCAATCTGGCCTACGATGGGCTGTCGATCGATTTCTGACAGCCGGAGCCAAGTTCCACATGCCCGTCGACCCCACGCTCGCCGCTCGTCTGGCCAAGAATGGCCAAAGTCACCTCCTACGCTGGTGGGACGAGCTGGATGGCCCGGCCCGGGACAGCCTGACCGCCGAGCTGGAAGCCATCGACTTCGATCGACTCACCACCCTGGTCGACGAACTGGTCCTGCACGAGCCCGAGACCTCGCCCGCGTCCGACCGGATCGAGCCGATCCAGGTCAGCCGCCTGCCCCGCACCGACGGCGAACGCGTTTCCAGGCGTCATATCGCCGAGGTCGGTTCGACCGCCCTAGCCAACGGCGAGGTCGCTGTGGTGGTCGTCGCCGGCGGATCCGGGACGCGTCTCGGTTTCGAAGGGCCTAAGGGGACTTACCCGATTGGCCCGGTCTCTCAGGCGAGCCTCTTCCAGATCCATGCCGAGAAGGTCGCCGCGCTCAGCCGCCGCTACGGCCGGGTCGTCCCCCTCTATGTGATGACCAGCCCCGAGAACAACGCGGCGACCGTGGCATTCTTCGCAGAGCGTAAGGATTTCGGCCTCCAGCACGTCCGGTTCTTCGTCCAGGGCCAGATGCCGGCCGTCGACCGCGCGACGGGCAAGGTACTTCTCGCCGAGAAGGGCCACCTCGCCCTCAGCCCCGACGGCCACGGCGGGACCCTCGCCGCCCTCGCCGCCCAGGGTGCCGGCGGATCGCCGAGCTGCCTCGACGAGATGCGGACGATGGGCGTGCGGACCCTGTTCTACTTCCAGGTCGACAACCCGCTCGTCAAGATCGCCGACCCGGCCTTCGTCGGCCTGCACCGCTCCGCGAACGCCGAGATGTCGTTCAAGGTCGTCGAGAAGCAGGCCCCCGACGAGAAGCTGGGCGTGGTCGTCAGCGTCGACGGCAAGCCACAGGTGATCGAATACTCCGACCTCCCCGACGAGCTGGCCGAACGTCGAGACCCCGACGGCGGGCTCCAGCTCTGGGCCGGCAGCATCGCCGTTCACATCCTCGAGCGGTCCTTCGTCGAACGCCTGGTCAATGGGCTTCACCTCCCCTATCACAGGGCCATCAAGAAGGTTGGGTTCATCGATGATGCCGGGAACCAGGTGAAGCCCGACCTCCCCAACGCGGTCAAGTTCGAGACGTTCATCTTCGATGCCCTGCCTCTGGCCGCTCGATTCGCCATCGTCGAGACCGATCGGGCCGTCGAGTTCGAACCGCTGAAGAACGCCACCGGCACCGAGTCGCCCACGACGGTCCGCCAGCGCATGAGCGACCTCTTCGCCGCCTGGCTCGAGGCCGCAGGTGCCCACGTCTCTCGGCGTCCCGACGGCTCGGCCGCGTTCCCGATTGAGATCAGCCCCAACTTCGCGCTCGACTCCGCCGAGCTCAAGGCCAAGCTTGCCCACGGGCTCATCGTTGACGCCCCCCTATATCTCAAATAAGCCGCGCCAAGGGCGTGCTCTCCTTTAACCAAACGCCCTTGCGCCGGAGATCGAGACGACCATGTTGCACGCCGTCGTGATGGCCGGAGGGAGCGGGACCCGGTTCTGGCCCAAGAGTCGCCGCAATCGACCGAAGCAGCTCCTGAGGCTGCACGGCGATTCGACGATGCTCCAGCAGACCGTGGAGCGGATCGCCCCGCTGACTGCCCCGGAGCGGACCTGGATCATCACGGGGGCCGACCAGGCCGAGGCCAGCCGCGGTCAGCTTCCCGACCTGCCGGCTTCAAACATCGTCTGCGAGCCCTGCCCGCGAGACACCGCGGCGTGCGTCGGCCTGGCCGCCACCATCGTGGCCGCCTCCGACCCCGACGCCACCATGATCGTGATGCCCGCCGATCACGTCATCGCGCCGGCCGAGACCTTCCGCAAGACCGTTCGCGCGGCCCTGGACGTCATCGACGCCGACCCAACCGCGTTCGTCACCTTCGGCATCCGGCCCACCCGGCCCGAGACCGGCTACGGCTACATCGAACGAGGAGAGCTGCTCGGCCAGCCCGGCGGGATCGCCCTGAACCGGGTCATCCAGTTCCGCGAGAAGCCCGACGCGGCCACCGCCGAATCGTTCGTGGCTGCCGGAAATTTCGCCTGGAACTCGGGCATCTTCGTCTGGCGGGCCCGCGCGATTCTGGACGCCCTCGCCACGCATAAGCCCGAGATGGCCAAAGGCTTGGAGCGGATCGGCCGGGCCCTCGGCACCGCCGACGAGGCGGCCGTCATCGCCCGCGAGTTCCCCGCGTTGGAGAAGATCCCGATCGACAAGGCCGTCATGGAGAAGGCCTCCAACGTCCGGGTGCTCGAGGTCATCTACGACTGGAACGACGTCGGCGACTGGCGGGCCTTGACCGCCCTGGTCCAGCCCGACGAGCACGGGAACACCATTCAGGGGCGCGTCCTGGCCCGCGACACCAGGGGCTCAATCCTCGTCGCCGATGATGGCGCCTTGATCGCCACCCTGGGTGTCGAGGATCTGGTCGTCGTCCAGTCGGGGGGAGCGACCCTCGTGGCCAGGATCGACCAGCTCGACAAGCTGAAAAGCCTGGTTGAGGGTTTGGGCGCGGCCGGCCTGGGTGACATCCTCTGACCCCGAAACCGACACGGGAGGAGGACCT
It encodes:
- a CDS encoding MBL fold metallo-hydrolase, producing the protein MSSSVVDRSRRHLTILGSGTSTGVPVLGCDCAVCLSDDPRNQRTRPSVLFRLPAGDLLIDTSPEMRLQLVRERVGFAHAIAYTHNHADHLFGLDDVRPFPRQIGGPVPIFCEQEVEDTIRRVFHYAFAEGASRVPTGGLPKLEFHRIAPGMPFEVLGQRIMPLRLVHGRFDVLGFRIGNLAYCTDVSRIPDETWPLLEGLDVLILDAVRFEPHPTHFSLGEALAVAERLKPGRTYLTHLSHAFDHDATELDLPPRVNLAYDGLSIDF
- a CDS encoding mannose-1-phosphate guanylyltransferase, which encodes MLHAVVMAGGSGTRFWPKSRRNRPKQLLRLHGDSTMLQQTVERIAPLTAPERTWIITGADQAEASRGQLPDLPASNIVCEPCPRDTAACVGLAATIVAASDPDATMIVMPADHVIAPAETFRKTVRAALDVIDADPTAFVTFGIRPTRPETGYGYIERGELLGQPGGIALNRVIQFREKPDAATAESFVAAGNFAWNSGIFVWRARAILDALATHKPEMAKGLERIGRALGTADEAAVIAREFPALEKIPIDKAVMEKASNVRVLEVIYDWNDVGDWRALTALVQPDEHGNTIQGRVLARDTRGSILVADDGALIATLGVEDLVVVQSGGATLVARIDQLDKLKSLVEGLGAAGLGDIL
- a CDS encoding UTP--glucose-1-phosphate uridylyltransferase yields the protein MPVDPTLAARLAKNGQSHLLRWWDELDGPARDSLTAELEAIDFDRLTTLVDELVLHEPETSPASDRIEPIQVSRLPRTDGERVSRRHIAEVGSTALANGEVAVVVVAGGSGTRLGFEGPKGTYPIGPVSQASLFQIHAEKVAALSRRYGRVVPLYVMTSPENNAATVAFFAERKDFGLQHVRFFVQGQMPAVDRATGKVLLAEKGHLALSPDGHGGTLAALAAQGAGGSPSCLDEMRTMGVRTLFYFQVDNPLVKIADPAFVGLHRSANAEMSFKVVEKQAPDEKLGVVVSVDGKPQVIEYSDLPDELAERRDPDGGLQLWAGSIAVHILERSFVERLVNGLHLPYHRAIKKVGFIDDAGNQVKPDLPNAVKFETFIFDALPLAARFAIVETDRAVEFEPLKNATGTESPTTVRQRMSDLFAAWLEAAGAHVSRRPDGSAAFPIEISPNFALDSAELKAKLAHGLIVDAPLYLK
- the secA gene encoding preprotein translocase subunit SecA produces the protein MELLSDLWDKTTDTFSALSEGVSDGLIRLFGNSNERQIRRMRPLVAQINTLEPEMQALSDDELKGKTDLFRARLKQGESLDDLLPEAFAVCREGGRRFLKMRHYDVQLMGGMVLHGGNIAEMVTGEGKTLVATLAAYLNALEGKGVHVITVNDYLARRDAEWMSPLYNGLGLSVGAIQSDMDPEERRDIYDRDITYGTNNEFGFDYLRDNMKPTAELQAQGELNYAIIDEVDSILIDEARTPLIIAGPAFDDVKKYAEADRISRLLRVNTHFEIKEKERTCHLNDEGVREAERIAGMESFYTPGNMEWPHLIDNSLKAHHLYRRDRDYMVQNGEVIIVDEFTGRLMVGRQWSDGLHQAVEAKERVKIKEENQTLATITLQNFFKLYKKLSGMTGTAMTEANEFYKVYTLDVVAIPTNRGLSRQNYADVIYRTDKEKSQAILEEIREVHATGRPILVGTTSIEKSEQLADMLQKHGIPHKVLNAKFHESEAEIVAQAGSKGAVTIATNMAGRGTDIILGGNSEFKAWADLKVLKDENSLPLYPTRLEVPKDVWEAAVGKYEGPMKAEGRELAEAGGLHIIGTERHESRRIDNQLRGRSGRQGDPGSSRFFLALDDDLMRKFAGEWVSAVLTRLGMEEGEAIESRMVSRRIEGAQKKVEERNFDARKNLLEYDEVMDEQRKRVYTFRQRLLEGMPPKDSVLEMIDGQIAENAVRFLADDYGPSSYAEWAGQRLGVELNGRDYRATPAEDAHLRAKQEAESHAADSIREAIEENLPDDGEPGEWNWIALVGWANARYGLTLKDKDLRKFSTTSGGEATIDRPALEEFLQARASAAIEATDLEPAKEFLEPDWGVRSLAGWAQHKFGLVLDPSSWKGLLPKEIIRRVQAEARAMYGRKEAEFPVRVGLTRFLVERTQSQSPRYDREGLASWASSRLGVYVDPEELRPMLRPEIEGLLLKLAHEGYKGTAVAEELDRRVEAAFGPDATKNKPTSNLDLDELAQLSAWGRQELGVETSPDELKQLGKADARAKFLDGLDAKYRPEMREMEKALMLQILDASWMEHLRAMDHLRSSVGLRGYAQVDPKVEYKREGMKIFEEMWAGVSDKVTDLVFRIEQFDPDFLSYLGSRWQLDKAQTIHEQAPSQVETAPPTSAGAGIRATQEAASAASQEPSEKKAEPVRHTGQKVGRNDPCPCGSGKKYKSCCMRKGAAVDPF
- a CDS encoding 3-deoxy-D-manno-octulosonic acid transferase, with the translated sequence MSIVLDALYLLVLLACSPALVYRSWKTGRYRQGWAEKVLGKAPWRIGEGPCIWFHAVSVGEVMLLRPLVAEIERRRPGWQVVVSTTTQTGLAVARKTFPDLVTFYAPMDFSWATRRAMSRVNPTVLALVELEIWPNLVAAAKEQGARVAIINGRLSRRSHAGYRRIRVPLASTLRRIDAVAAQSQGYADRFVDLGVPDERVRVTGSVKYDGLESDRGNARTRALRQQLGLAPTDLIFVAGSTMEGEEEAALAAYLEARTLHPRLRLVLVPRHPERFDRVASMVERSGERVLRRTDIEPVACVGGAPPVLLVDTVGELAAVWGLADVAFVGGSLKPGRGGQNMMEPAAYGSAVLFGRYTANFRETVEHLLSVGGARAVADGRELTEALVDALEDPESAADRGAAARKFVLAQEGATSRTLGTLDRLVGPVMAEITA
- a CDS encoding DUF3467 domain-containing protein, which produces MTEEQTPEQAQQQTEVVVDDSATVPSYSNFCRVTATPEEVILDFGLNPQPFAAGRQDVKANQRLVMNFYTAKRLLTALSMTIQRHEGMFGSIELDVRRRAGTAQQGFAARPVSGE